A region from the Halosolutus gelatinilyticus genome encodes:
- a CDS encoding ImmA/IrrE family metallo-endopeptidase: protein MSAGDALRSDEAGSAIDRRARALGESRARELLSAHGTDDMWELATNEGVAVRRSEWDGVDGLRLFGTYADGVITLYDEQIPDLANELGVSESLAVDFVVAHELGHHVLDGGDLDIDAPTTKATRRPAWRRFLSSWLGDRADERALEERAAHWFALALLDDRLPRTIRADRHR from the coding sequence ATGAGCGCGGGAGACGCGCTCCGATCCGACGAAGCGGGGAGCGCCATCGATCGCCGCGCGCGGGCGCTCGGCGAGTCGCGGGCGCGCGAACTCCTGTCCGCACACGGGACGGACGACATGTGGGAACTCGCGACGAACGAGGGCGTCGCCGTTAGGCGGAGCGAATGGGACGGCGTCGACGGCCTCCGCCTCTTCGGAACGTACGCGGACGGCGTGATCACCCTCTACGACGAACAGATTCCCGACCTCGCGAACGAACTCGGCGTCTCAGAATCCCTCGCCGTCGACTTCGTGGTCGCACACGAACTCGGACACCACGTCCTCGACGGTGGCGATCTCGACATCGACGCTCCGACGACAAAAGCGACTCGACGTCCGGCGTGGCGTCGATTCCTCTCGTCGTGGCTCGGCGACCGCGCCGACGAGCGGGCGCTCGAAGAGCGGGCGGCGCACTGGTTCGCGCTCGCGCTCCTCGACGATCGGCTTCCGCGAACGATTCGCGCGGACCGACACCGATAA
- a CDS encoding FAD-dependent oxidoreductase — protein MDTHALQHETYDTVVVGGTAGGIATAVRAAREGTPTLLVTYNEQLGGMMAGGLSYTDTLVMKPRAPILDEFFERVREHYETAYGRESRQYEYCEDGYIFEPHVAEETFEALVADEDDLTVVRGYYPESVTRSNGTVNAVAFESFDGDDSFAVNGSVFVDATYEGDLLATAGVSYRVGRESRSEHDEQFAGRIFTGIRGDRYYPREAVGHADDSAPMDRRGPLHVPEEKRQGELDLRPHPAGLTEIFPGSDGSGDDAIQAYNYRLCLSRDPQNRRLPARPESYDREEFLEELEDVRESGLRSYLSLRYLPNDKADMNSADLPGQNYDYPEGSWETREAIARRHREYALGLLYFLQNDEAVPDDIRSDAREWGLAADEFVDNDNFPWQFYVREARRLDGRYTFTERDARLAPGLDRAPVHDDAVAFAEYPLDSHACREVRRSGGQPEGFFYASQVTRPSQIPYRALLPKDVSNLVVPVAVSSTHVGYGTIRLEPTWMHIGEAAGVAASLANERDLPPAALDADALQRRLAEAGVSLSFFNDVDAATDEPWAPAVQYLATKGFFESYDVRPTEPLTRSVAEAWAIATASVIDGGADDATERATAVRADVRAGTDAPVTGSEFVAMLRSELDGAELSTDGIDEDEADEPIARGEACRLVYSVLGSARNE, from the coding sequence ATGGACACTCACGCATTACAGCACGAAACGTACGACACCGTCGTCGTCGGCGGAACGGCGGGCGGTATCGCGACCGCGGTTCGCGCCGCGCGAGAAGGCACACCGACGCTCCTGGTCACGTACAACGAACAACTCGGCGGGATGATGGCCGGCGGGCTGAGTTACACCGACACTCTGGTGATGAAACCCCGGGCGCCGATCCTCGACGAATTCTTCGAGCGTGTTCGGGAGCACTACGAGACGGCGTACGGGAGAGAATCGCGCCAGTACGAGTACTGCGAGGATGGGTACATCTTCGAGCCGCACGTCGCCGAGGAGACGTTCGAGGCGCTCGTCGCCGACGAGGACGACCTGACCGTCGTCCGAGGCTACTATCCCGAGTCGGTGACTCGCTCGAACGGCACAGTGAACGCGGTCGCGTTCGAGTCGTTCGACGGGGACGACTCGTTCGCTGTCAACGGATCCGTGTTCGTCGACGCGACCTACGAGGGCGACCTCCTGGCGACGGCGGGCGTCTCGTACCGGGTCGGTCGCGAGTCGCGATCGGAACACGACGAGCAGTTCGCCGGCCGAATCTTCACCGGAATCCGCGGCGATCGGTACTACCCCCGCGAGGCGGTCGGTCACGCCGACGATAGCGCGCCGATGGACCGACGCGGACCGCTCCACGTGCCCGAGGAGAAACGGCAGGGGGAACTCGACCTACGGCCGCACCCTGCGGGACTGACGGAGATCTTCCCGGGGAGCGACGGCAGCGGCGACGACGCCATCCAGGCGTACAACTACCGGCTCTGTCTGTCGCGCGACCCCCAGAACCGTCGGCTCCCCGCTCGGCCGGAGAGCTACGACCGCGAGGAGTTCCTCGAGGAACTCGAGGATGTTCGCGAGTCCGGGCTCCGGTCGTATCTGTCGCTCCGCTACCTCCCGAACGACAAGGCCGACATGAACTCGGCCGACCTGCCGGGGCAGAACTACGACTACCCGGAGGGATCGTGGGAGACCCGCGAGGCGATCGCGCGCAGACACCGCGAGTACGCGCTCGGCCTCCTGTACTTCCTCCAGAACGACGAGGCGGTTCCGGACGATATCCGCTCCGACGCGCGGGAGTGGGGACTCGCCGCCGACGAGTTCGTTGACAACGACAACTTCCCGTGGCAGTTCTACGTCCGCGAAGCGCGCCGACTCGACGGACGGTACACGTTCACGGAGCGGGACGCCCGGTTGGCGCCCGGCCTCGATCGGGCGCCGGTCCACGACGACGCCGTCGCCTTCGCCGAGTATCCGCTCGACTCCCACGCCTGTCGCGAGGTCCGCCGGTCTGGCGGGCAGCCCGAAGGCTTCTTTTACGCCTCGCAGGTGACGCGACCGTCGCAGATACCGTACCGCGCGCTGCTCCCGAAGGACGTGAGCAATCTCGTGGTTCCCGTCGCCGTCTCGTCGACTCACGTCGGCTACGGCACCATCAGACTCGAACCGACCTGGATGCACATCGGCGAGGCCGCGGGGGTCGCTGCGTCGCTCGCAAACGAACGCGACCTGCCGCCCGCGGCGCTCGACGCGGACGCGCTCCAGCGCCGCCTCGCCGAGGCCGGCGTCTCCCTGTCGTTCTTCAACGACGTCGACGCGGCGACCGACGAGCCGTGGGCGCCGGCGGTGCAGTACCTCGCGACGAAGGGCTTCTTCGAGTCGTACGACGTTCGGCCGACCGAGCCGCTCACCCGATCGGTCGCCGAGGCGTGGGCGATCGCGACGGCGTCCGTGATCGACGGCGGTGCGGACGACGCGACCGAACGCGCGACGGCGGTACGGGCGGACGTACGCGCCGGAACGGACGCTCCGGTCACCGGGAGCGAGTTCGTGGCGATGTTACGGTCCGAACTCGACGGCGCCGAGCTCTCCACCGACGGAATCGACGAGGACGAGGCCGACGAACCGATCGCTCGCGGCGAAGCCTGTCGGCTCGTCTACTCGGTGCTCGGTTCCGCGCGAAACGAATAA
- a CDS encoding mannonate dehydratase, with translation MVRPALVLPPEPDDRWQLAKQIGVTDTVIHTLEIGDGTQLWDYDHLRRICNWFEDAGLTVSVVEGSVPLTDETRLGRDGRDEEIAAFQQFLRDCGDLGIPVVCYDWMAGIRWARTSAHVESRGGSYVTAYENEKMLGGPTHEAAGVSKAELWENLEYFLDRVVPVAEEAGVKLGLHPDDPPREDVRGVPRIITSVDAYDRVLGSYESEHNGVTFCQGNFAAMGVDVPETIRHFGDRINFVHFRDVDGDADAFVETWHDDGPTDMLAAVRAYREIGFEGPMRPDHVPTMAGESNANPGYHTKGRLFAIGYMKGLLERTR, from the coding sequence ATGGTTCGCCCAGCCCTAGTACTACCGCCGGAACCGGACGATCGTTGGCAACTCGCGAAACAGATCGGCGTCACGGACACCGTGATTCACACGCTCGAAATCGGCGACGGGACGCAGCTCTGGGACTACGATCACCTCCGTCGCATCTGCAACTGGTTCGAAGACGCCGGGCTGACGGTTTCCGTCGTGGAGGGAAGCGTCCCGCTAACGGACGAAACCCGCCTCGGACGCGACGGCCGCGACGAGGAGATCGCCGCGTTCCAGCAATTTCTCCGGGACTGCGGCGACCTCGGAATCCCGGTCGTCTGTTACGATTGGATGGCCGGCATCCGCTGGGCCCGGACGAGCGCTCACGTCGAGTCCCGCGGCGGGTCGTACGTCACCGCCTACGAGAACGAGAAGATGCTCGGCGGCCCCACTCACGAGGCGGCCGGGGTATCGAAAGCGGAACTTTGGGAGAACCTGGAGTACTTCCTCGATCGGGTCGTTCCGGTCGCCGAAGAAGCGGGCGTGAAACTCGGCCTCCACCCGGACGACCCGCCCCGAGAGGACGTTCGAGGGGTTCCCAGAATCATAACCAGCGTCGACGCGTACGATCGAGTGCTCGGGAGCTACGAGAGCGAGCACAACGGGGTGACGTTCTGCCAGGGGAACTTCGCGGCGATGGGCGTCGACGTTCCGGAGACGATCCGTCACTTCGGCGATCGCATCAACTTCGTCCACTTCCGCGACGTCGACGGGGACGCCGACGCGTTCGTCGAGACGTGGCACGACGACGGCCCGACGGACATGCTCGCGGCCGTGCGAGCGTATCGAGAGATCGGGTTCGAAGGCCCGATGCGACCCGACCACGTGCCGACGATGGCCGGCGAGTCGAACGCCAACCCCGGCTACCACACGAAGGGGCGATTGTTCGCGATCGGCTACATGAAAGGGCTGCTCGAACGGACGCGGTGA
- a CDS encoding SDR family NAD(P)-dependent oxidoreductase, with product MSLAERTALITGASSGIGRGIATELAAAGANIVVADIREEPKRGEHYQTDATVPTADLVEAESGVEATFAETDVTRESDIEAAIEAAVTEFGGLDVLVNNVGTHVHGTSQELTAEEWHRVVDVNLTSYFLAAKYAVPHLVESEQGRIVNVSSVNAYEGGAGPPYSATKAAIVNLTRDLALEVADAGVTVNTVLPGVVKTPMQDQNDAETRRSQAERTALPRVGEPSDVGAAVRFFASDRAEWITGAELLVDGGYAIGGY from the coding sequence ATGTCGTTAGCAGAGAGAACAGCGTTGATCACCGGCGCGAGCTCCGGTATCGGCCGCGGAATCGCGACGGAACTCGCGGCGGCGGGCGCGAACATCGTCGTCGCCGATATCCGCGAGGAACCGAAGCGAGGCGAGCACTACCAGACGGACGCGACCGTTCCGACGGCGGACCTCGTCGAAGCGGAGTCGGGCGTCGAAGCGACGTTCGCCGAGACCGACGTCACGAGGGAATCTGACATCGAGGCCGCAATCGAGGCGGCGGTGACCGAGTTTGGAGGACTGGACGTCCTCGTAAACAACGTCGGAACGCACGTCCACGGAACCTCACAGGAACTCACCGCCGAGGAGTGGCACCGCGTCGTCGACGTGAACCTGACGAGTTACTTCCTCGCGGCGAAGTACGCCGTTCCCCACCTGGTCGAGTCCGAACAGGGTCGCATCGTCAACGTCAGCAGCGTGAACGCCTACGAGGGCGGAGCGGGGCCGCCGTACTCGGCGACGAAAGCGGCGATCGTCAATCTCACGCGCGACCTGGCGCTCGAAGTCGCGGACGCGGGGGTGACCGTAAACACCGTTCTCCCCGGCGTCGTCAAGACGCCGATGCAGGATCAAAACGACGCGGAAACTCGTCGGAGCCAGGCCGAGCGGACGGCCCTGCCCCGCGTCGGCGAACCAAGTGACGTCGGAGCGGCCGTTCGATTCTTCGCGAGCGATCGCGCCGAGTGGATCACGGGCGCGGAGTTACTCGTCGACGGCGGCTACGCGATCGGCGGGTACTAA
- a CDS encoding LamG-like jellyroll fold domain-containing protein has product MQERFDLGRRTVVQSLGILGAGGLGLGSTLTGTASAYDSALESYYDLDGTDASDSSGNGNDGTVDGASAGGSGIANGCFSFDGTDDTIDVPHALSGATSGSYSVWVNADRLDEDKAILGDWPDADLTLWYDVDDDVWGFAARFDGTIRKVTGGSPTAGEWGHLAVTYDGTVLTLYVDGTEVDANSVSGSLASETDIQLGGDNGDHNYWHGRIDEVRTYSRALSPTEVSELYADPGSAAFDGTDTVTDIEYANQGLAFEPSGQNYSPGDEFMFPSIIETSNVSDPLGKYHLYCAPHGTPETKDGETVGIALFYSDTLGDGSWTEYAGNPIIDPSDFAGVSHISSPHAIYADEYGKVLLYAHGNNDTTRWWYCSGGDGATFDYGGIAVDTAMFSGSSEASYARVYEYSIPNRSNRYTMFFMDNQSGTRHIRLATSDDGKNWTVDSEPVITPQPEHDGNVSGPFFFRYDGAYCLAFHASDGNQWVAEVGENVDREDHLGTFNQATSGDPDNGRCSSPFLVKDDDGQPWMYYESDDRLAAAVAVENLTDPDDAANLDLFDLS; this is encoded by the coding sequence ATGCAAGAACGATTCGACCTCGGACGGAGAACAGTGGTACAATCGCTCGGTATCCTCGGCGCCGGCGGGCTGGGACTGGGTTCGACGCTAACGGGCACCGCGTCCGCGTACGACAGCGCCCTCGAGTCGTATTACGACCTCGACGGGACGGACGCGTCGGATTCGTCGGGGAACGGAAACGACGGAACGGTCGACGGCGCGTCCGCCGGCGGGAGCGGGATCGCCAACGGTTGCTTCTCGTTCGACGGCACCGACGACACGATCGACGTTCCGCACGCCCTGTCGGGTGCGACGAGCGGGTCGTACTCCGTCTGGGTCAACGCGGATCGCCTGGACGAGGACAAGGCGATCCTCGGCGACTGGCCGGACGCGGACCTCACCCTCTGGTACGATGTCGACGATGACGTCTGGGGGTTCGCCGCGCGGTTCGACGGGACGATTCGGAAGGTCACCGGCGGGTCGCCGACGGCGGGCGAGTGGGGACACCTCGCCGTCACCTACGACGGAACCGTCCTCACGTTATACGTCGACGGCACCGAGGTCGACGCGAACTCGGTGAGCGGATCGCTGGCTTCCGAGACGGATATCCAGCTCGGGGGCGATAACGGTGATCACAACTACTGGCACGGACGAATCGACGAAGTTCGCACGTACTCGCGGGCGCTTTCTCCGACGGAGGTCTCCGAACTGTACGCCGACCCCGGATCCGCGGCGTTCGACGGAACCGACACCGTCACCGACATCGAGTACGCGAACCAGGGGCTCGCGTTCGAACCGAGCGGGCAGAACTACTCCCCCGGCGACGAGTTCATGTTCCCGTCGATCATCGAAACATCGAACGTGAGCGACCCGCTGGGCAAGTACCACCTGTACTGCGCCCCGCACGGCACCCCCGAGACGAAAGACGGCGAGACGGTCGGTATCGCGCTGTTCTACTCGGACACCCTCGGCGACGGATCCTGGACCGAATACGCCGGGAACCCGATCATCGATCCGTCGGACTTCGCCGGCGTATCGCACATCTCCTCGCCGCACGCGATCTACGCCGACGAGTACGGCAAAGTCCTCCTCTACGCCCACGGGAACAACGACACGACCCGGTGGTGGTACTGCAGCGGCGGCGACGGAGCGACGTTCGACTACGGCGGGATCGCGGTGGATACCGCCATGTTTTCCGGGTCGTCGGAGGCGTCCTACGCGCGCGTCTATGAGTACTCGATTCCGAACCGATCGAACAGGTACACGATGTTCTTCATGGACAACCAGAGCGGGACCCGTCACATCCGACTGGCGACGTCCGACGACGGGAAGAACTGGACCGTCGACTCGGAGCCGGTGATCACGCCGCAACCCGAGCACGACGGGAACGTCTCCGGCCCCTTCTTCTTCAGATACGACGGTGCCTACTGCCTCGCGTTCCACGCCTCGGACGGTAACCAGTGGGTCGCGGAGGTCGGCGAGAACGTCGATCGGGAGGATCACCTCGGGACGTTCAACCAAGCGACGAGCGGCGATCCCGACAACGGCCGGTGCAGTTCGCCGTTCCTCGTGAAAGACGACGACGGACAACCCTGGATGTACTACGAATCCGACGATCGTCTCGCCGCCGCGGTTGCCGTCGAAAATCTCACCGACCCGGACGACGCGGCAAATCTGGACCTCTTCGACCTCTCGTAA
- a CDS encoding 50S ribosomal protein L15e — protein sequence MAKSFYSHIKEAWKNPGDGKLGELQWQRKQEWRKQGAIERIDRPTRLDKARELGYKAKQGIVVARVSVRKGTARKQRHKAGRRTKRQGVNRIGRRKNIQRIGEERVSRKYPNLRVLNSYWVGEDGSQKWFEVILVDPNHPAIQNDDDLNWICDDAHTNRAFRGLTNAGTANRGLNTRGKGAEKVRPSNNGGQGRAK from the coding sequence ATGGCAAAAAGCTTCTACTCCCACATCAAAGAGGCCTGGAAAAACCCGGGCGACGGAAAACTCGGGGAACTCCAGTGGCAGCGCAAACAGGAATGGCGAAAGCAAGGCGCGATCGAGCGGATCGATCGGCCGACGCGACTCGACAAGGCCCGTGAGCTCGGCTACAAGGCCAAGCAGGGCATCGTCGTCGCGCGCGTCTCGGTCCGCAAGGGGACCGCCCGAAAGCAGCGACACAAGGCCGGTCGCCGCACGAAGCGCCAGGGCGTCAACCGGATCGGTCGCCGGAAGAACATCCAGCGCATCGGCGAGGAGCGCGTCTCCCGGAAGTACCCCAACCTGCGCGTGCTCAACAGCTACTGGGTCGGTGAAGACGGCAGCCAGAAGTGGTTCGAAGTGATCCTCGTCGATCCGAACCACCCGGCGATCCAGAACGACGACGATCTGAACTGGATCTGCGACGACGCCCACACCAACCGCGCGTTCCGCGGGCTCACCAACGCGGGCACGGCCAACCGCGGTCTCAACACCCGTGGTAAGGGCGCCGAGAAGGTCCGTCCGTCCAACAACGGCGGCCAGGGCCGCGCGAAGTAA
- a CDS encoding HalOD1 output domain-containing protein, whose protein sequence is MNSNGELGSATTVGDERASTRVIEALATARGIVPTELDPPLYRVLDPTALDRLFDADPEADLQVTFEHDDRAVEVRPDRVSIVDPDRDATEGADHDGSCCE, encoded by the coding sequence ATGAATAGCAATGGAGAACTCGGGTCGGCGACGACCGTCGGCGACGAGCGAGCGAGTACGCGAGTCATCGAGGCGCTGGCGACCGCACGGGGAATCGTTCCGACGGAACTGGATCCCCCGCTGTACCGGGTTCTCGATCCGACGGCGCTCGATCGGCTCTTCGACGCCGATCCCGAGGCCGATTTGCAGGTGACGTTCGAGCACGACGATCGCGCCGTGGAGGTTCGACCCGACCGGGTTTCAATCGTCGATCCAGATCGCGACGCGACCGAGGGGGCCGATCACGACGGGAGTTGTTGCGAGTGA
- a CDS encoding bifunctional 4-hydroxy-2-oxoglutarate aldolase/2-dehydro-3-deoxy-phosphogluconate aldolase gives MVDTQQVQERIVESGVIAVLRGIDAERIVPVAREIRDAGVGAIEVTANDPRVREKVAAVDEALAGTDAVVGAGTVLDEPTAQSVIDAGAEFVLAPDVNPDVVTTCNRHGVLSAPGVMTPTEAVTAIEAGADVLKLFPASTVGPNHIGALQGPLGDVPVVPTGGIGPDNVEAFFDAGAAAVGAGSSIVDYDAIADDDMDRVRETAAAMVDAVENARD, from the coding sequence ATGGTCGACACGCAGCAGGTTCAAGAACGGATCGTCGAGAGCGGCGTCATCGCCGTTCTCCGGGGGATCGACGCGGAGCGGATCGTTCCGGTCGCGCGCGAGATCCGCGACGCGGGCGTCGGCGCGATCGAGGTCACGGCGAACGATCCGCGGGTGCGCGAGAAGGTCGCGGCCGTCGACGAGGCGCTCGCGGGAACGGACGCCGTCGTCGGCGCCGGCACCGTCCTCGACGAACCGACGGCCCAATCGGTGATCGACGCCGGCGCCGAGTTCGTCCTCGCGCCGGACGTGAACCCCGACGTCGTCACGACCTGCAACCGCCACGGCGTCCTCTCCGCACCCGGCGTGATGACCCCCACCGAGGCCGTCACCGCGATCGAGGCGGGTGCGGACGTCCTCAAACTGTTCCCCGCGAGTACGGTCGGCCCGAACCACATCGGCGCGCTGCAGGGCCCGCTCGGCGACGTCCCCGTGGTGCCGACCGGCGGCATCGGCCCGGACAACGTCGAAGCGTTCTTCGACGCCGGCGCGGCCGCCGTCGGCGCCGGCAGTTCGATCGTCGACTACGACGCGATCGCCGACGACGACATGGACCGCGTGCGGGAGACCGCCGCGGCGATGGTCGACGCGGTCGAGAACGCGCGCGACTGA
- a CDS encoding serine/threonine-protein kinase RIO2, producing the protein MVRNVAGMLPELESEDFYLLSGVEQGMRFSEWVQREKLPAFSGLTEEEVDYRLERCLKRGLIEKKTIQYEGYTLQFEGYDALALRALVQRDTIGEFGSPLGVGKESDVYEVRSYKPLALKYHREGYTNFREVHKERDYTADKAHVSWMYTARKAAEREHDILEDLYPDVSVPQPIDQNRHAIVMEKMDGVELSRTKLEDEQVLGVLDLLVSEVARAYERGYVHADMSEYNVFVDESGVTIFDWPQAVPTEHENADEFLRRDLKNALGYFRRKYPRHVPDGIDHDAIADSIAGDSFETVREFA; encoded by the coding sequence ATGGTGCGGAACGTCGCCGGAATGCTTCCGGAACTCGAATCCGAGGACTTCTATCTCCTGTCGGGCGTCGAGCAGGGAATGCGCTTTTCCGAGTGGGTCCAGCGGGAGAAGCTACCCGCGTTCTCGGGACTGACGGAGGAGGAGGTCGACTACCGGCTCGAACGTTGTCTCAAACGGGGGCTGATCGAGAAGAAGACGATCCAGTACGAGGGATACACCCTCCAGTTCGAGGGGTACGACGCGCTCGCGTTGCGGGCGCTCGTCCAGCGGGATACGATCGGTGAGTTCGGTTCGCCGCTTGGCGTCGGCAAGGAGAGCGACGTCTACGAGGTTCGATCGTACAAGCCGCTCGCGCTGAAGTACCACCGGGAGGGCTACACTAACTTCCGAGAGGTCCACAAGGAGCGCGACTACACCGCGGATAAGGCCCACGTCTCTTGGATGTATACCGCGCGAAAGGCCGCCGAACGCGAACACGACATCCTCGAGGATCTCTATCCCGACGTCTCCGTCCCGCAGCCAATCGACCAGAACCGCCACGCGATCGTGATGGAGAAAATGGACGGCGTCGAGCTCTCGCGAACGAAACTCGAGGACGAACAGGTGCTCGGCGTCCTCGATCTCCTCGTTTCGGAGGTCGCGCGCGCGTACGAACGTGGCTACGTCCACGCGGACATGAGCGAGTACAACGTCTTCGTCGACGAATCGGGGGTGACGATCTTCGACTGGCCGCAGGCCGTGCCGACCGAACACGAAAACGCCGACGAGTTCCTCCGCCGCGATCTGAAAAACGCGCTCGGCTACTTCCGTCGCAAGTACCCTCGCCACGTTCCGGACGGGATCGACCACGACGCTATCGCGGACTCGATCGCCGGCGACTCGTTCGAAACCGTCCGCGAGTTCGCCTAG
- a CDS encoding ABC transporter ATP-binding protein, translating to MPAIELSNVTKRFGTETALDDVSLTVEAGEVYGFLGPNGAGKSTTINLLLDFVRPTAGDIRVFGLDAQEESQEIRRRTGILPEGVELYDRLTGRQHVEFAIESKAADDDPDELLKWVGIDEAASRAVGGYSKGMAQRLALATALVDSPELLILDEPSTGLDPNGAREMRRIIRAERDRGATVFFSSHHLGQVDAVCDRVGILRDGRIVAEDTVDGLREATASKTQLRIRLDRLPPDPSAARTALEAIDGVSTVSGSGAEVSVTCEDRAKTTVLRTIEDQGVGIEDFETTESSLEELFAAYTTGPARAGSSGPAETTESTEKTEQTGGQS from the coding sequence GTGCCTGCGATCGAATTATCGAACGTGACGAAACGGTTCGGTACCGAGACTGCCCTCGACGACGTGAGCCTCACCGTCGAAGCCGGGGAAGTCTACGGGTTTCTCGGCCCGAATGGGGCGGGGAAGTCCACCACGATCAACCTCCTGCTCGACTTCGTCCGTCCGACGGCGGGCGACATCCGCGTGTTCGGACTCGACGCGCAGGAGGAGAGCCAGGAGATTCGCAGGCGAACCGGTATCCTCCCCGAGGGAGTCGAGCTGTACGATCGGTTGACCGGTCGCCAACACGTCGAGTTCGCGATCGAGTCGAAGGCCGCGGACGACGATCCCGACGAACTCTTGAAGTGGGTCGGCATCGACGAGGCCGCGTCCAGGGCGGTCGGCGGTTATTCCAAGGGGATGGCCCAGCGGCTGGCGCTCGCGACGGCGCTGGTCGATTCGCCGGAACTGTTGATTCTGGACGAACCTTCGACGGGGCTCGATCCGAACGGGGCTCGCGAGATGCGCCGGATCATCCGCGCGGAACGCGATCGCGGTGCGACGGTCTTCTTTTCTTCCCACCACCTCGGGCAAGTCGACGCGGTCTGCGATCGGGTCGGAATCCTCCGAGATGGACGCATCGTGGCGGAGGATACCGTCGACGGGCTTCGCGAAGCGACGGCGTCGAAGACGCAGCTTCGGATACGGCTCGATCGACTGCCGCCGGATCCGTCCGCGGCGCGAACCGCTCTCGAAGCGATCGACGGCGTCTCGACGGTTTCCGGGTCGGGAGCGGAGGTTTCGGTCACCTGTGAGGATCGAGCCAAGACGACCGTCCTCCGGACGATCGAGGACCAGGGCGTCGGCATCGAGGACTTCGAAACGACGGAGTCTTCGCTGGAGGAGCTGTTTGCGGCCTACACGACGGGGCCGGCGAGGGCGGGATCGTCAGGACCGGCGGAGACGACGGAATCGACCGAGAAAACGGAACAGACGGGAGGGCAGTCGTGA
- a CDS encoding ABC transporter permease has translation MSAIAVAKKDFRDAVRSRSLIVVTALFALFTGSGAFLASWAGDVLDVGDEQTTLDLLIALQTPASFLVPIIALLLGYGAIAGERERGSLKFLLGLPHTRRDVVLGKVLGRGSVVAVSILIGFAVGMVAIFAFTGSVSPVEYVAFVLVTILFGFVYVCIGVGISAMTRSTTRAAVGAFGLLGVFWLLWGFIGQLALYVSTGSLIVQPLPEWYVTFVSLPPGPAYGSASSAILGESPLNELAGADELIAGGDPIATEPWVGFTLLAAWALVPLVLGLLRFDRADL, from the coding sequence GTGAGCGCGATCGCCGTCGCGAAGAAGGACTTCCGAGACGCGGTTCGATCGCGGTCGTTGATCGTCGTTACGGCACTGTTTGCGCTGTTCACCGGGAGCGGAGCGTTTCTCGCGTCGTGGGCCGGGGACGTGCTCGACGTCGGCGACGAACAGACGACGCTCGACCTGCTGATCGCACTCCAGACGCCCGCGAGCTTTCTCGTCCCGATCATCGCGCTGCTTCTCGGGTACGGTGCGATCGCCGGCGAACGCGAGCGCGGGAGTCTGAAGTTCCTGCTCGGACTGCCGCACACGCGACGCGACGTCGTCCTGGGGAAAGTGCTCGGTCGCGGAAGCGTCGTCGCCGTCTCGATCCTGATCGGATTCGCCGTCGGCATGGTCGCGATTTTCGCGTTCACCGGCTCCGTCTCGCCGGTCGAGTACGTCGCGTTCGTGCTCGTGACGATCCTGTTCGGGTTCGTCTACGTCTGTATCGGCGTCGGCATCTCGGCGATGACGCGATCGACCACCCGGGCGGCGGTCGGCGCGTTCGGGTTGCTCGGCGTGTTCTGGTTGCTCTGGGGGTTCATCGGTCAACTGGCCCTGTACGTCAGTACGGGATCGCTCATCGTCCAACCGCTCCCCGAGTGGTACGTTACGTTCGTCTCGCTCCCGCCGGGACCTGCGTACGGCTCGGCCAGCAGTGCAATTCTCGGCGAGTCTCCGCTGAACGAACTGGCCGGCGCGGACGAACTGATCGCCGGCGGTGATCCGATCGCCACGGAGCCGTGGGTCGGATTCACACTCCTCGCGGCGTGGGCCCTCGTCCCGCTGGTTCTCGGCCTGCTGCGCTTCGATCGGGCCGATCTCTGA